Proteins encoded together in one Chthoniobacterales bacterium window:
- a CDS encoding HlyD family efflux transporter periplasmic adaptor subunit, with protein sequence MPNTSPKKFLKWIVLIVVVAAAAGFFGYQHWKSQRYAVPKGISYGNGRIEAKLVDVVAKDALRVKEILVDEGNLVKPGQVLARLDANTFEAELLEANSKVVSAQERVATANFAVVKQKSILDNAQLEYDRTKKLVEGKVISQREFDARTTDLATSKAAYEEEIAQLNTAKMDVEVAKAAAATIQTHIDDAVLKSPVLGRVLYRMAEPGEMLAAGGKALTLVNLQDVYMEIYLPSEQAARIKIGADARITLDAAPDRAAIGYVSFVSPEAQFTPKQVETRTERDKLMFRVKIQVPKESIYAYIDYIKTGIRGVGYVKVSDSVTWPPWLEKRFVPPETQPVLVPANEAARQ encoded by the coding sequence ATGCCCAATACCAGCCCAAAAAAATTTCTCAAATGGATCGTGCTGATCGTCGTGGTTGCGGCCGCGGCGGGATTTTTCGGTTACCAGCACTGGAAATCGCAACGCTACGCCGTTCCGAAGGGGATCTCATACGGCAACGGGCGGATCGAAGCGAAGCTGGTCGATGTGGTCGCCAAGGACGCGCTCCGGGTGAAGGAGATCTTGGTGGACGAGGGCAATCTCGTGAAGCCGGGTCAGGTGCTCGCGCGCCTGGACGCCAACACGTTCGAGGCCGAGCTGCTGGAAGCCAACTCGAAGGTCGTCAGCGCGCAGGAACGGGTGGCCACGGCGAACTTTGCCGTCGTGAAACAGAAAAGCATCCTCGATAACGCCCAGCTTGAATACGACCGCACCAAAAAACTTGTCGAAGGCAAAGTCATCTCGCAGAGGGAATTCGACGCGCGCACGACGGACCTCGCGACCTCCAAGGCCGCTTACGAGGAAGAAATCGCCCAGCTGAACACGGCCAAAATGGATGTCGAGGTCGCCAAAGCGGCCGCAGCAACCATCCAGACCCACATCGACGACGCGGTCCTCAAGTCACCCGTCCTGGGAAGGGTGCTCTACCGCATGGCCGAACCGGGCGAGATGCTCGCGGCCGGAGGCAAAGCGCTGACGCTGGTAAACCTCCAAGACGTTTACATGGAGATCTACCTTCCCTCCGAACAGGCTGCCAGGATCAAGATCGGCGCCGACGCCCGGATCACTCTCGATGCCGCGCCGGACCGCGCGGCCATCGGCTATGTGAGCTTCGTGTCGCCGGAGGCGCAGTTCACCCCGAAACAGGTCGAAACGCGGACCGAGCGCGACAAGTTGATGTTCCGGGTGAAAATCCAGGTCCCGAAAGAATCGATTTACGCCTACATCGATTACATCAAGACGGGGATCCGCGGGGTGGGCTATGTCAAAGTATCGGATTCCGTGACCTGGCCTCCTTGGCTGGAAAAACGTTTCGTGCCGCCCGAGACGCAGCCCGTCCTGGTGCCCGCGAACGAAGCAGCCCGTCAATGA
- a CDS encoding ABC transporter ATP-binding protein/permease, which produces MKPSPQASGPSLTTAKPVISIKDVTHRYGKVTALDRISLDVPGGIRVGIIGPDGVGKSTLMALIAGSKRLQQGTMNVLNGDMADARHREKVCPKIAYMPQGLGKNLYLELSVFDNVDFMARLFGLSAAERQGRVWELLEATGLAPFADRPAGKLSGGMKQKVGLCGALVHDPDLLILDEPTTGVDPLSRQQFWTLIDHIRASRPGMSVLISTAYMEEAQQWDWIVAMDAGQVLATGTPRELMERTGTKDLESCFIGLLPEEKRRGHTELSIPPRQAEKSEIVIDAKGLTRRFGNFTAVDHVSLSIERGEIFGFLGSNGCGKSTTMKMLTGLLPPTEGTATLFGSSVEAGSMEVRKNLGYMTQAFSLYGELTVRENLVLDALLYHIPREKADARINELVEKFGLGPHLDALTDSLPMGLKQRLSLAVAVLHEPQILILDEPTSGVDPVARDSFWELLIELSRKQGVTIFITTHFMNEGLRCDRISLMNAGRVLACDAPQKLIETRGARGLEDAFIGYMEDAIKEDEAASPKKEEAPKNEKPVAAKTAAQKAPAEAASLKLRLARMFAYARNETMQILRDPVRLVFAFIGSALLMVVFGFGITTDIEDIRYAALDLDRSPESRAYLEQFAGAKPYFVPAAPAQSAAEAFQRLQADKVSLVLEIPPRFGMDLRRGLQPQVLAEVDAAMTFRGETVAQYVQGVHDLMLKNRASEIGVPMPKDTVKYQDRFMYNPTFESVYSIVPSVPALLLVLIPAILMAVSIVREKELGSMINFYVTPTGRLEYLLGKQMPYVAIGMINFFVLAAIALAVFGVPVKGSFLMLAVTALLYVTATTGIGMVISTFTSSQVAAVFVTAILTITPTIQFSGLLQPVSTLMGRARLIGSIWPTTYYMHSSVGTYTKGLEPGLMVPDIIFLACCIPILWAFSVLGLRKQEK; this is translated from the coding sequence GTGAAGCCTTCTCCCCAAGCTTCCGGTCCCTCGCTTACCACGGCAAAGCCCGTTATCTCCATCAAGGACGTCACTCACCGCTACGGCAAAGTGACGGCCCTCGACCGCATCTCCCTCGACGTGCCGGGCGGGATCAGAGTCGGCATCATCGGGCCTGACGGCGTCGGCAAGTCCACGCTCATGGCCCTGATCGCGGGATCCAAGCGGCTCCAGCAGGGAACGATGAACGTCCTGAATGGCGATATGGCAGACGCCCGTCACCGGGAAAAAGTCTGCCCCAAGATCGCGTATATGCCTCAGGGGCTGGGCAAGAACCTTTATCTGGAGCTCAGCGTTTTCGACAATGTCGATTTCATGGCGCGCCTTTTCGGGCTGTCCGCCGCCGAGCGCCAGGGCCGCGTCTGGGAACTGCTCGAAGCCACAGGCCTAGCGCCTTTCGCCGACCGCCCGGCCGGGAAACTTTCGGGCGGGATGAAGCAGAAGGTGGGCCTTTGCGGCGCTCTTGTCCACGACCCGGACCTCCTGATCCTCGACGAGCCCACCACCGGCGTCGACCCCCTTTCGCGCCAGCAGTTCTGGACCCTGATCGACCACATCCGCGCGAGCCGGCCCGGGATGAGCGTCCTCATCTCCACGGCGTATATGGAAGAAGCGCAGCAATGGGATTGGATCGTCGCGATGGACGCCGGGCAGGTGCTCGCGACGGGAACGCCGCGCGAACTGATGGAGCGGACGGGAACAAAAGATCTCGAGTCGTGCTTTATCGGTCTCCTCCCGGAAGAAAAACGCAGGGGCCACACCGAACTTTCCATCCCGCCGCGGCAGGCCGAGAAATCCGAAATCGTCATCGACGCGAAGGGACTGACGCGCCGGTTCGGGAACTTCACCGCCGTCGACCACGTCAGCCTTTCGATCGAACGCGGCGAGATCTTCGGTTTCCTCGGCTCGAACGGCTGCGGAAAATCCACGACCATGAAGATGCTGACCGGGCTCCTGCCCCCGACCGAGGGCACCGCGACCCTTTTCGGAAGTTCCGTCGAGGCGGGGAGCATGGAGGTGCGCAAAAACCTCGGCTATATGACACAGGCGTTCTCGCTTTACGGCGAGCTCACCGTTCGCGAGAACCTGGTGCTGGACGCCCTTCTTTACCACATCCCGCGCGAAAAGGCGGACGCCCGGATCAACGAGCTCGTCGAAAAATTCGGACTCGGCCCGCACCTCGATGCCCTGACGGACTCGCTGCCGATGGGACTGAAGCAGAGGCTTTCGCTCGCGGTCGCCGTCCTTCACGAGCCGCAGATCTTGATCCTGGATGAACCGACCTCCGGCGTGGACCCCGTCGCCCGCGACAGTTTCTGGGAGCTTCTGATCGAGCTTTCCCGCAAGCAGGGTGTGACGATCTTCATCACGACGCACTTCATGAACGAAGGCCTGCGCTGCGACCGGATCTCGCTCATGAACGCCGGACGGGTGCTGGCCTGTGACGCGCCGCAAAAACTGATCGAAACGCGCGGGGCGCGGGGCCTTGAAGACGCCTTCATCGGTTACATGGAAGACGCGATCAAGGAGGACGAAGCCGCCTCCCCGAAAAAAGAAGAAGCGCCGAAAAATGAAAAGCCCGTGGCCGCGAAAACGGCAGCCCAAAAGGCGCCAGCGGAAGCCGCTTCCCTCAAATTGCGGCTCGCACGGATGTTCGCCTATGCCCGCAACGAGACCATGCAGATCCTCCGCGACCCGGTGCGCCTCGTCTTCGCCTTTATCGGCTCGGCGCTTCTCATGGTCGTGTTCGGATTCGGCATCACGACCGACATCGAGGACATCCGCTACGCCGCGCTCGACCTCGACCGTTCGCCTGAGAGCCGCGCCTACCTCGAACAATTCGCAGGGGCGAAACCTTATTTTGTCCCCGCCGCGCCAGCCCAATCCGCCGCCGAAGCCTTCCAGAGACTGCAAGCCGACAAAGTTTCTCTCGTCCTCGAGATCCCTCCCCGGTTTGGGATGGATTTGCGGCGGGGACTGCAGCCGCAGGTCCTGGCCGAAGTGGACGCAGCCATGACGTTCCGCGGCGAGACGGTCGCCCAATACGTGCAGGGGGTCCACGACCTCATGCTGAAAAACCGCGCCAGCGAGATCGGTGTGCCGATGCCGAAGGACACGGTCAAATACCAGGACCGCTTCATGTATAACCCGACCTTCGAAAGCGTTTACTCCATCGTGCCGAGCGTCCCGGCGCTGCTCCTCGTCCTGATCCCCGCGATCCTCATGGCGGTCAGCATCGTCCGCGAAAAAGAACTGGGCTCCATGATCAACTTCTACGTGACGCCGACCGGCCGCCTCGAATACCTGCTCGGGAAGCAAATGCCTTACGTCGCGATCGGCATGATCAATTTCTTCGTGCTGGCGGCGATCGCGCTGGCCGTTTTCGGGGTCCCGGTCAAGGGAAGCTTCCTGATGCTGGCGGTGACCGCGCTGCTTTACGTGACCGCGACGACCGGCATCGGCATGGTGATCTCGACCTTCACCTCGAGCCAGGTCGCGGCCGTTTTTGTCACCGCCATCCTGACGATCACGCCGACCATCCAGTTCTCGGGCCTCCTCCAGCCGGTCTCCACGCTCATGGGGCGGGCGCGGCTCATCGGGTCGATCTGGCCGACGACCTATTACATGCACTCCAGCGTGGGCACCTACACCAAGGGGTTGGAGCCCGGACTCATGGTCCCGGACATTATTTTCCTGGCCTGCTGCATCCCGATCCTCTGGGCGTTCAGCGTGCTCGGCTTGAGAAAACAGGAAAAATGA